DNA sequence from the Planifilum fimeticola genome:
ACCGCATGGACATGCTGCTGGCGGAGCTGGATACCTCCGTGCACAACTTCCGTCTTCTCGCCAGAATCAAGGGCGGTCTGGAGACCGTGAAAAACATATTGGATGAAACCCTGAAAAATACCGTGGGCAGAATCCTTCCCCTCCCCGAGAAACAATCCGGGTCTTCAGAGGAAACGCCGCAAGAAAAGCCTGCGGGTCAATCCCCGAAGGAAGAACAGGAAGAGAAAAAATCAGAGGGCGGATTATTGAAACGTCTGCTGGATCCGCTTCTGCCCTGACGAAAGGAGAGTTCCCATGCTCGTACGCTCCATCGTGATCTTGATCAATCTCGGGCTTCTTGGGCTGTTGGGCTGGGGCACCTTCCAGCAGATCACGACGCAGCAGGAAACCAACCGGGTGATGGCCGACGTCCACGAAAACATCCGCCAGGCCCATCAGCTGACGGTCGTAACCAATGAGCAATTGAAACCTCTGCGGGAGACGGCGGCGGTTGTGGAAGAGATGAACATCAAACTGGACAACACCGTCAACCTCCTTAGCCGCATGAACAACAGCCTGGCCAACGTGCAGGCGAGCGAGCAGAAGATCGTCCTGGGATTGGACCGGCTGAACAAAAACACGGCCATGGTGATGAACCAGCTGGGGAACATCTCGCGCATTAACGAACAGTTGCTGGCCCCCGCCACCCGGACGGCAAAGCAAGCCCAGAGCGAATACGGCCTGATCGAAGACTTGTACGATATGACCGGCGCCACCATTCAAGAGGTGGCGAAGCTCAACCGCAAATTCGCCTTTCTCGGCAAAATTCCGGTTCCGTAACATTGGAGGGGAACGATCATGTTTTACAGTCTGCTGTACCTTATGACCATCGTTGCCATCCTCGTCTTTACCGGACTGGCGATCTACGCCATCATCCGGGAAAGGCCCGTCTTCAAATGGCTGGCCGGATTGACCGCCGTCTCGGTGGCCTACGTCTTGATCATCGCCATCAGCGTTTTCCTTTAGTAGGAAAAGGATAACCGGGAACCGCATCAGCCGGCGGATTCCCGGTTTTTTCATGAAAAATCCCCTGCACATCGTGCAAGGGAAGATTTGAAAGGATGGGTGTTACCGATCAAGGGCTCTCAAGCCCGTTCTTTGGTTTTCATTATTGGCAGTCGGCACACAAGCCATACACTTCCATCCGATGAGAATCGACCTGAAAGCCGGTCTTTTTGGCCGCCTCTTCCTCCACCTCGATGAGGGGCGGATATTTGAAGTCCGTGATTTTTCCACACCGGCGGCAAATGACGTGGTAATGATCGCTCATATTGGCATCAAAACGGCTTGAGGCATCGCCGTACGTCAATTCCCTCACCAGACCGGCCTCTTTAAACAATCGCAGATTGTTGTAGATCGTAGCCACGCTCATGTTGGGAAAATCCTTCTCGAGCGCCTTGTAAATCTCATCGGCGGTCGGATGGCTCATCGATGACAGGAGGTATTCCAGTATCGCATGACGCTGGGGCGTCATG
Encoded proteins:
- the perR gene encoding peroxide-responsive transcriptional repressor PerR gives rise to the protein MAMAPDRLREAVERLKATGVRMTPQRHAILEYLLSSMSHPTADEIYKALEKDFPNMSVATIYNNLRLFKEAGLVRELTYGDASSRFDANMSDHYHVICRRCGKITDFKYPPLIEVEEEAAKKTGFQVDSHRMEVYGLCADCQ